From a region of the Vibrio orientalis CIP 102891 = ATCC 33934 genome:
- a CDS encoding NAD(P)H-dependent oxidoreductase, giving the protein MSNNKVLVLFAHPSPGRSEVNQHLFNTAKKVEGVTVVDLYYEYPTYQINIDKEQQRLRDHDVIIFQFPLYWYSTPAILKEWQDLVLEYGFAYGTEGNALHGKKFFCSLSAGGKAEAYQTDGYNHYTIRELLYPLEQMASLTGMDYLAPFALFGARTAQEDGRVTTHVENWTKLLKALVKDQIDYEQAVKVEKLNHYVDTLAKEAQL; this is encoded by the coding sequence ATGTCAAACAATAAAGTCCTCGTGTTATTTGCTCACCCTTCTCCTGGGCGTTCTGAAGTCAATCAGCACCTTTTCAATACCGCCAAAAAGGTTGAAGGCGTCACGGTTGTCGATCTTTATTACGAATACCCAACCTATCAAATTAATATCGATAAAGAGCAACAGCGCTTGCGAGATCACGATGTGATCATCTTCCAATTTCCACTCTACTGGTATTCAACCCCTGCAATTTTAAAAGAGTGGCAAGACCTCGTTCTAGAATACGGATTTGCTTACGGCACTGAAGGTAATGCACTACATGGCAAAAAGTTCTTTTGCTCGCTCTCTGCTGGAGGTAAAGCTGAGGCTTACCAAACTGATGGTTATAACCACTACACCATTCGTGAATTACTTTATCCGCTTGAGCAGATGGCAAGTCTGACAGGTATGGATTATCTGGCGCCATTTGCACTGTTCGGCGCGCGCACAGCTCAAGAAGATGGACGTGTCACCACGCATGTCGAGAATTGGACGAAACTTCTAAAAGCACTCGTCAAAGATCAAATTGATTATGAGCAAGCCGTTAAGGTAGAAAAACTCAATCACTACGTCGACACACTAGCGAAAGAGGCACAACTATGA
- the hmpA gene encoding NO-inducible flavohemoprotein, producing MLNNQHIEVVKSTIPLLESAGPALTQHFYQRMFSHNPELKDIFNMTHQKTGRQGVALFEAIAAYAKNIENLAALTSAVERIAQKHTSFNIQAEHYQIVGHHLIETLRELASDAFTQEVEEAWTAAYLFLAQIFIDREGELYLQRRQAVGGWSNARSFVVSSKRAESEFVTSFVLTPEDGQAVLDYQPGQYIGIELQPSAGENNEIRQYSLSQKSNGVDYRISVKREIGEHKGLVSNHLHDDVHEGDTVSLYPPAGDFFYQEKSQPVVLISAGVGATPMQSMMQTFAAKDKKDVTVLYACNNAAQHTFKQEVSDLALEHNWPTFIWYLTESTADFSGQLDVTLVAKELPIENGDFYLCGPVGFMESAVKQLESVGVERERIHYEVFGPHAYL from the coding sequence ATGCTTAACAACCAACATATTGAAGTCGTTAAAAGTACCATCCCACTACTAGAATCTGCAGGGCCTGCATTAACTCAACATTTCTATCAAAGAATGTTTTCTCATAACCCTGAACTTAAAGACATCTTTAATATGACGCATCAAAAAACAGGCCGCCAAGGCGTGGCTCTGTTTGAAGCGATTGCGGCATATGCGAAAAACATTGAAAACTTAGCGGCTTTGACCTCTGCGGTAGAGCGAATAGCGCAAAAGCACACCAGCTTTAATATTCAAGCTGAGCACTACCAGATTGTAGGTCACCACTTAATTGAGACACTGCGTGAACTAGCAAGCGATGCATTTACTCAAGAAGTTGAAGAAGCATGGACAGCCGCGTATCTATTCTTGGCGCAGATCTTTATTGATCGCGAAGGTGAGCTCTACCTACAGCGCAGACAAGCTGTTGGTGGTTGGTCAAATGCACGTTCATTTGTGGTTTCTAGTAAAAGAGCGGAATCTGAATTTGTCACGAGCTTTGTACTGACTCCTGAAGATGGTCAAGCGGTATTAGATTACCAACCGGGGCAATATATCGGGATTGAGTTGCAGCCATCAGCGGGTGAGAACAACGAGATTCGCCAGTACTCGCTATCGCAAAAATCAAATGGGGTAGATTACCGAATCTCAGTTAAGCGCGAAATTGGTGAACATAAAGGATTGGTTTCAAACCACCTGCACGATGACGTTCATGAAGGTGACACGGTAAGCCTATATCCCCCTGCAGGTGACTTCTTCTATCAAGAAAAGAGCCAACCAGTTGTCTTGATCTCGGCAGGTGTGGGTGCAACTCCGATGCAATCAATGATGCAGACCTTTGCAGCTAAAGACAAAAAAGACGTTACGGTTCTCTATGCTTGTAATAATGCAGCGCAGCACACCTTTAAGCAGGAAGTGTCCGATCTTGCACTTGAGCATAATTGGCCAACGTTTATTTGGTACCTAACTGAAAGCACCGCAGATTTCTCAGGCCAATTAGATGTCACTTTAGTTGCCAAAGAGCTGCCAATTGAGAATGGCGACTTCTACTTATGTGGACCAGTTGGTTTTATGGAATCAGCAGTGAAGCAGCTAGAGAGTGTCGGCGTCGAACGTGAACGTATTCACTATGAAGTGTTTGGACCTCACGCTTACTTATAA
- a CDS encoding YaeQ family protein encodes MALKPTIYKFRISLSDTNRDLYDSTQLTVAQHPSETVPRMMARVLAFCVKWQPDLALTKGLSTTEEPDLWVKSLDDQIQLWVDIGEPSLDRIKKACRLAPSVDVFSFNSKSDVWWQQTKNKVHQYKANIYRFDPASIEAFSETIERSMDLSVMITGESLFVDSDKGSFEITLEQLQSND; translated from the coding sequence ATGGCTCTCAAACCTACTATTTATAAGTTCCGCATTTCGCTTTCTGATACCAATCGCGACCTGTATGATTCTACGCAGCTGACTGTTGCACAGCACCCATCTGAAACTGTACCTCGAATGATGGCTCGTGTTTTGGCGTTCTGCGTTAAATGGCAGCCCGACTTGGCATTGACGAAAGGGTTATCAACCACTGAAGAGCCTGACCTATGGGTGAAATCCTTGGACGACCAGATTCAACTTTGGGTCGACATTGGCGAACCATCACTAGACCGCATTAAGAAAGCCTGCCGTCTTGCGCCAAGCGTTGATGTGTTCTCTTTCAACAGCAAATCCGATGTTTGGTGGCAACAGACCAAGAACAAGGTTCACCAGTACAAAGCCAATATCTACCGTTTTGACCCTGCAAGCATTGAAGCATTCTCTGAAACAATCGAGCGCAGTATGGATCTGTCAGTCATGATTACTGGCGAGAGTCTGTTTGTCGACTCTGATAAAGGTTCATTCGAAATTACCTTAGAGCAACTGCAATCTAATGACTGA
- the norR gene encoding nitric oxide reductase transcriptional regulator NorR yields MQDISISTLIDMTIGLARGDNDQDRFNNLLDAIRKAIQCDCVALLSLQGDTLVPLALQGLTRDTLGRRFKISEHPRFALICESKSAIRFDADSDLPDPFDNLLLDYEGDLPMHSCMGLPLFYADKLLGVLTLDSLTPGVFEQIPTRSLEALSAIAASTLKVALAVSQLEQQAKQTQQKFEELNEEAWDRDGSEIIGDSHSMQALKADIEVVAPSNFNILIHGETGVGKELVARSLHHLSPRKKQPLVYVNCAAIPENLVESELFGHVKGAFTGADKSRLGKFALADGGTLFLDEIGELPLAAQSKILRALQNNEIQPVGQDKVQTIDVRVLAATNRELKEEVSEGRFRSDLYHRLSVYPITVPALRERNGDIVLLAGYFLEQARRKLGIVQIKLGKEARIELARYNWPGNVRELEHVINRAALKARARGRGGKLITISVEDIGELDSMPDMPIPSEGLATHSLAEINPSLGLRESTEEYQRQMIITALNNADFNWAQAARQLKTDRANLTRLAKRLGIEVSKKHQITLS; encoded by the coding sequence ATGCAAGATATTTCTATTTCTACCCTCATCGATATGACCATTGGCCTTGCTCGCGGGGACAACGATCAAGACCGATTCAACAATCTGCTCGATGCCATTCGTAAAGCGATCCAATGTGATTGTGTTGCGCTACTGTCTCTGCAGGGAGACACCTTGGTTCCACTTGCTCTTCAAGGGTTAACGAGAGATACCCTTGGCCGCCGATTCAAGATATCTGAGCACCCTCGGTTTGCACTCATCTGTGAGTCTAAGAGCGCTATCCGATTCGACGCCGATTCTGACTTACCTGATCCCTTCGACAACCTGCTGCTGGACTACGAAGGTGACTTACCGATGCACTCATGCATGGGGTTACCTCTTTTCTACGCCGACAAGCTGCTTGGTGTTCTGACATTAGACAGCTTGACTCCTGGCGTCTTTGAGCAAATTCCAACTCGCAGTCTTGAAGCACTTTCTGCGATTGCGGCTTCAACACTGAAAGTCGCTCTTGCGGTAAGCCAACTTGAACAACAAGCCAAGCAAACTCAACAAAAATTCGAAGAGCTCAACGAAGAGGCGTGGGACAGAGACGGCAGTGAAATCATTGGGGACAGCCATTCAATGCAAGCGCTTAAAGCGGATATTGAAGTCGTCGCCCCTTCTAATTTCAATATTCTTATCCACGGTGAAACGGGTGTAGGTAAAGAGCTGGTTGCGCGCAGCCTTCATCATTTATCACCCCGCAAAAAACAACCTCTGGTTTACGTTAACTGTGCAGCGATACCTGAAAATCTAGTAGAGAGTGAGTTATTTGGCCACGTTAAAGGGGCTTTTACTGGCGCAGACAAGTCTCGCTTAGGGAAATTTGCTCTTGCTGATGGCGGTACCCTTTTCCTCGATGAAATCGGTGAACTTCCCCTAGCGGCGCAAAGTAAGATATTGCGTGCGCTACAAAACAATGAAATCCAGCCTGTTGGTCAAGACAAGGTGCAAACTATTGATGTTCGAGTGCTGGCAGCAACAAATCGTGAGCTAAAAGAAGAAGTGTCAGAAGGGCGATTCCGCTCAGACCTATATCACCGCTTGAGTGTCTACCCAATCACTGTACCTGCACTTCGTGAACGAAATGGGGACATTGTTCTACTCGCTGGCTACTTCCTAGAACAAGCAAGAAGAAAGCTTGGCATCGTTCAAATCAAACTGGGTAAAGAAGCGCGTATAGAGTTAGCTCGCTACAACTGGCCTGGTAACGTACGCGAGCTTGAGCACGTCATTAATCGCGCAGCATTAAAAGCGCGGGCAAGAGGACGAGGCGGCAAGCTAATTACCATCTCTGTAGAAGATATTGGTGAACTTGATTCCATGCCCGACATGCCAATTCCTAGCGAAGGTTTAGCGACCCACTCTTTGGCAGAAATAAACCCATCATTAGGCTTAAGAGAGTCAACGGAAGAGTATCAACGCCAAATGATCATCACTGCATTAAACAACGCGGACTTTAATTGGGCGCAAGCGGCTCGCCAGTTAAAGACCGATCGAGCGAATTTAACCAGACTGGCGAAACGGTTAGGGATTGAAGTCAGTAAGAAACATCAAATTACGCTGAGCTAA
- a CDS encoding glutaredoxin family protein, whose amino-acid sequence MKFIRWFLGRVILLLNFVFSPRGVKRSTEDQQAVDSKAQSLALYQFEACPFCVKVRRAMKRQSVKFDLRDAKNDHAHRSELEAGGGKVKVPCLRIEKDGDVQWMYESSDIVAYLEQEFA is encoded by the coding sequence ATGAAGTTTATCCGCTGGTTCTTAGGACGAGTTATTCTATTGCTCAACTTTGTCTTTTCACCTAGAGGCGTAAAACGCTCAACGGAAGACCAACAAGCTGTTGATTCAAAAGCGCAGTCTCTCGCGCTATACCAATTTGAAGCCTGCCCTTTTTGCGTTAAGGTGCGTCGCGCTATGAAACGCCAATCGGTAAAGTTTGATTTACGCGATGCTAAAAATGACCACGCACATCGCTCAGAGCTTGAAGCGGGTGGCGGTAAAGTGAAAGTGCCTTGTTTAAGAATCGAGAAAGATGGCGATGTACAATGGATGTATGAATCGTCAGACATCGTTGCTTACTTGGAGCAAGAGTTCGCATAA
- a CDS encoding HAD family hydrolase has translation MSHVPLNIPQIKAIVFDLDNTLVSSDMDFQWLREQLGCPSSQDLLSFIDQIDCQKTQANAHSLVLQHELEDAESSKPMPGCESLLNFIKSNHFLTAVITRNCSEATKTKLSHNKITIPNVITREHFPPKPAPDSLLYLANEWKLESSEILYVGDYLYDLQAAFNAAMPSCLVTHGKHTPFTAHASLIVEHLSDLEATISKHY, from the coding sequence ATGTCACACGTGCCACTAAACATCCCTCAAATCAAAGCCATCGTTTTTGATCTTGATAATACCTTAGTGAGCTCAGACATGGACTTTCAATGGTTAAGGGAGCAGCTTGGCTGTCCAAGTAGTCAAGACTTGCTCTCTTTTATCGACCAAATCGACTGTCAGAAAACTCAAGCTAATGCTCATTCATTGGTTCTTCAACACGAACTAGAAGACGCTGAGAGCTCTAAGCCCATGCCTGGTTGCGAGTCCCTACTCAATTTTATTAAAAGCAATCATTTTCTCACTGCAGTCATTACCAGAAACTGCTCTGAAGCGACTAAAACTAAGCTCTCTCACAACAAAATAACCATCCCCAATGTTATTACGCGTGAACACTTTCCGCCGAAACCCGCACCAGATTCCTTGCTCTACTTAGCCAATGAATGGAAGCTTGAGTCTAGCGAAATTCTGTATGTTGGAGATTACCTTTATGATCTGCAAGCGGCGTTTAATGCGGCGATGCCTTCATGCCTCGTTACGCATGGAAAACATACGCCTTTCACTGCTCACGCCTCACTCATTGTCGAGCATTTGAGTGATTTAGAAGCCACCATTTCTAAGCATTACTGA